In Cydia pomonella isolate Wapato2018A chromosome 1, ilCydPomo1, whole genome shotgun sequence, one genomic interval encodes:
- the LOC133521280 gene encoding uncharacterized protein LOC133521280, whose product MRKISVFKMADGFDKESPDVMESQILRESPPEFSVIVIKKEVLNFYDSEFESTTSSVQDRKPYLQEEIVPNTFEALSSEIPDNEVYQDELLNSNKIILGSKPNLVCDDEDHFENSAELFPENDAFFEKDSKLNTESIDVNYFEELVTSYEPKVELLDIQSYLHKSRRYCDTCGILFPELNAFEKHVRIFHKATDLNKRRIYKCTICDKKFVAPHVLRNHLSNIHKLNNGKILERPRYRRVLDKMMRLHRCTICAKNFIAPHLLRTHLINIHKMNYAGVPYKKKQNTKNNITKELDSQIVNHDITSEWSNTCFHCKKTFDTQKCLIEHLYDILQMKRKNTEIVPVLKSILFKCNKCDINFTSSQFAANHAEHMEMLINWKCTICNRIFKKEDALSHERQHSVSNNFLVYNLEDLDVTKILFKCSKCAVHFTESSFLYHFRDCDLEVSKSVHCKICNMSLDYNLKTSHEYEHTEPNYYTIIESDVISDNPVKMTANKYQAKDKLQELLKSFREVKVVLQKIDTNTPNKSSNLKWSSDESLSDLESSSHEQTRHMPQKLQKDNNASKFRSTTETTVRNEKKIDLHRRRNLTYYYCKTCKCFVSRIKRKIHLEARCKLFSKETCKRCCLTFTTASLMTHRSLHEERKDLTLKSFKFFNLYNGKPINPAMPEGCNTKRLVNSTTRLGRRNVTYHYCETCKCFLTKFNKATIFHKRKLCKKIAKATCKHCGLVFTSASIMTHIRLHEERKDLTVKNFKLFNLHNGQPIDAPVRAPEVISLQQPANIEVETNNGDMSMKKNVKYYLCETCKCSVTNFKKKFHLEARCKDLTTTTCKHCGLTFTKSSMKTHMRLHKERKGLTLKSFKFFNLYNGLRTSPPIREVVNLNRHVNTLSDLETNSCEQTSNKSQELQKENNEPGFNSTAEITVRNQKKVDSRRYRNLTYYYCETCKCFVSRLKRTVHLEARCKKISKQTCKRCGLRFTTASLMTHERLHEEKKDLSLNNFKFYNLYNGLPMNLPAPANAILNGTVNNAAMVKIKKRSAKNINNWKTRRNLTYYYCETCKCSVTKFRKDVHLEARCSKLTKTTCKLCGLMFTKQSMITHMRLHQEKTDLSLKNFKFFNLYNGHSMDTPVLEVVKTPMNNEAEVVNVKQPNDVFEAKDESVLRPMNDKDELDNINRPVNVEGKDIFFKPLIINEVEVENIKQLSKDQAQSGNVKPCINIIADVENIISHVNNEAMVLNTKCPSNIQAAVENIIGLVNNKAEVKSVKQTINIEAEVLNTKLPLNVQSDIENIKEVVNNDAESENLKPSIKIGTAVENLIIPIYNNTEIENFENSIISEDTNIKLPLNSKEPMSNKAQDDSINRDKDIEGENIVRAVNVGLKVPEIERPLTYDGDTDMSAKFNQKYYYCETCKCFVTQFRKNTHLKARCKNLAKMACNQCGLTFTNGSMGTHKRLHVEKEDLTLNNFKFFNLYNGQPMNPPIKEVNELKQSEDLEIVDISLYSHNEIEALHVKLPGNTQDWRTNLNMTLYYCETCECFVTKYKRAFHLQARCKNFAKVTCESCGLTITRNSILTHTRQHEERKDFTLNNFKLFNLHSGQPMNSYTLKVLNKKRNINVKAEVASIKPASREDEIINIKRSLNVKGKHPRRNLNYYFCETCKCFVTKFTKNAHLQARCKSFSKTTCKLCGLRFTKASMMTHKRLHKENKDLSVKNFQLFNLTNGQPIKASKFEVVNRNRFVDERNLSNYYCATCKCFETLIKKEGHIHESCINMARLPCKYCGLIFSNASFVIHKSLHEERRNLTLKNFKFFDLQNSQPMNPPLPEYPKCTSCAVHFLTITAKNSHICSDVSSLTCHICEIRFSEAAFKLHMAFHQYIADNTQIIESNNVQSAMSAININLNQNIDKHGTEKKKKNETNTSNHENHETELHNPLEIAEAPLRSPDSIENIVYTCRNCSVSVDTYDKAVEHSQSHYEPEKHETHIIVCNFCNLNIDEACYIEHQNAHEKGSQFKLLHFDSYYLPADNNLWIKHIFETFPGEKVIDILRNSIYRFECRIKMDVIQQGDPNLTVYKCDQCGCFIEPSALFKHSDNACFKLRYHPCTVCGIPFNSSASRIEHEKIHNRPDVTMESYKIVVFNRERDLQINRSFCLRKNYVLFKCRNCDVIIDKLREDIHKCDFTNVKQCPDCALLLNMKDYDSHMNTHKEFISFNYSNMKVILLGEANLLEMKSENVVNSKLKFKGAIYDYKIFVCNKCEICIRNEEVMPKHICRFGKQRSKCLKCGLYFSVGRLKTHKRWHEKDPDFLRPNMYIISFDPCTVDKNKNDTKLYSKDKDSEFSDSNTDSDSEILRANDTSTRDDANAVGLTREPIKEETAKLYKCTCELHFLNEGSISRHFGVCRSNPKMSKLKCQKCDLLFTPNVLFTHLLAHHNNNGRRYKYDIIEIDCDQGNMSQ is encoded by the exons ATGCGGAAAATAAGCG TTTTTAAAATGGCCGATGGTTTTGATAAAGAATCACCTGATGTAATGGAGAGTCAAATCCTAAGGGAAAGCCCACCTGAGTTTTCTGTAATAGTGATAAAAAAAGAAGTCCTTAATTTTTATGATAGTG AATTTGAATCTACAACAAGTTCAGTTCAAGACAGAAAACCATATTTACAAGAGGAAATTGTACCAAATACATTTGAAGCTCTGAGCTCAGAAATTCCTGATAACGAAGTTTATCAAGATGAACTTCTCAACTCCAACAAAATTATACTTGGTTCTAAGCCGAACTTAGTTTGCGATGATGAAgaccattttgaaaattctgCTGAACTTTTCCCGGAAAATGATGCATTCTTTGAAAAGGATTCAAAACTCAATACAGAGTCAATAGACGTAAACTATTTTGAGGAGTTGGTTACATCTTACGAACCAAAAGTTGAGTTGCTTGATATACAGTCTTATTTACACAAATCAAGAAGATATTGCGACACTTGTGGGATTTTATTTCCAGAACTTAATGCTTTTGAGAAGCATGTACGAATATTTCACAAAGCGACTGATTTAAATAAACGCCGTATATATAAATGCACAATTTGCGACAAAAAATTCGTTGCGCCTCATGtattaagaaatcatttaaGTAATATTCATAAATTGAATAATGGAAAAATATTAGAAAGACCAAGATACAGACGTGTCTTGGATAAAATGATGCGCCTACATAGATGCACAATTTGTGCCAAAAACTTCATTGCACCTCATCTATTAAGAACGCatcttataaatattcataaaatgaattatgcgggagtcccatataaaaaaaaacaaaataccaaaaataatattacgaAGGAGTTAGATAGTCAAATTGTGAACCATGATATAACTTCGGAATGGAGTAATACATGTTTTCATTGCAAAAAAACATTCGATACGCAGAAGTGTCTAATTGAACACTTGTATGACATTCTACagatgaaaagaaaaaatacagaaattgTTCCAGTATTGAAGTCAATTTTGTTTAAATGCAACAAATGCGATATCAATTTTACTTCATCACAATTTGCAGCAAACCATGCAGAGCATATGGAAATGTTAATTAATTGGAAGTGTACTATCTGTAATCGAATATTCAAAAAAGAGGATGCTTTAAGTCACGAAAGACAGCACTCAGTTTCAAACAACTTCTTAGTATATAACTTGGAAGATCTAGATGTTACAAAAATTTTATTCAAGTGTTCTAAATGTGCAGTACACTTTACTGAAAGTAGCTTTCTCTATCATTTCCGAGACTGCGATCTAGAAGTTTCTAAATCCGTTCACTGCAAAATTTGTAACATGTCACTGGATTACAACTTAAAAACTTCTCATGAATATGAACATACGGAACCTAACTATTATACTATTATCGAAAGTGATGTTATATCGGATAACCCTGTTAAGATGACGGCAAATAAATACCAAGCAAAGGATAAGTTACAAGAATTACTCAAGTCGTTTCGTGAGGTGAAAGttgttttacaaaaaattgatacaaatacaCCCAATAAATCTAGTAATTTAAAATGGTCCTCCGATGAGTCTCTCAGCGATTTGGAATCCAGTTCTCACGAACAAACTAGACATATGCCACAAAAACTGCAGAAAGATAACAATGCCTCTAAATTTCGTTCAACGACAGAAACTACAGTAAGAAACGAAAAGAAGATAGATTTGCACCGAAGGCGTAATCTAACATATTACTACTGCAAGACTTGTAAATGCTTCGTAAGCAgaataaagagaaaaatccACTTAGAAGCACGCTGTAAACTTTTTTCCAAAGAGACATGCAAGCGCTGTTGTCTTACGTTCACTACTGCGTCTTTGATGACACACAGAAGTCTACACGAGGAAAGGAAAGACTTGACATTGAAGAGTTTTAAATTCTTTAATCTGTACAATGGGAAACCCATAAATCCTGCCATGCCTGAAGGTTGCAATACTAAACGACTTGTGAATAGTACAACGCGACTCGGAAGGCGTAATGTGACATATCACTATTGTGAGACTTGTAAATGCTTTTTAACTAAGTTTAATAAAGCCACTATATTCCATAAACGTAAGCTATGTAAAAAAATAGCTAAGGCGACTTGTAAGCATTGTGGCCTCGTGTTTACAAGCGCATCTATAATGACACATATACGTTTACACGAGGAAAGGAAAGACTTGACAGtgaaaaattttaaattgtttaaccTACACAATGGCCAACCCATAGATGCTCCTGTAAGGGCACCTGAAGTTATAAGTTTACAACAACCTGCGAATATTGAAGTTGAAACGAATAATGGAGACATGAGTATgaagaaaaatgtaaaatattacttatgtGAAACTTGTAAATGCTCCGTAACtaactttaagaaaaaattcCACTTAGAGGCACGGTGCAAGGATTTGACTACGACGACTTGTAAACACTGTGGTCTAACTTTTACAAAATCCTCTATGAAAACCCATATGCGACTACACAAAGAAAGGAAAGGCTTGACATTGAAAAGTTTTAAGTTCTTCAATCTTTATAATGGCTTGCGCACAAGTCCTCCAATACGTGAAGTTGTAAATTTAAATCGACATGTAAACACACTCAGCGATTTAGAAACCAATTCTTGTGAACAAACTAGTAATAAGTCACAAGAACTGCAGAAAGAAAACAATGAGCCTGGATTTAATTCAACGGCAGAAATTACAGTAAGAAACCAAAAGAAAGTAGATTCGCGTCGATATCGTAATCTAACATATTACTACTGCGAGACTTGTAAATGCTTCGTAAGCAGATTAAAGAGAACAGTCCACTTAGAAGCACGGTGTAAAAAAATTTCCAAACAGACTTGCAAACGCTGTGGTCTTAGATTCACTACTGCGTCTTTGATGACACATGAACGACTACATGAAGAAAAAAAGGACTTAtccttaaataattttaaattctaTAACCTCTATAATGGCCTACCCATGAATCTGCCTGCACCTGCAAATGCTATTCTAAACGGAACTGTGAATAATGCAGctatggtaaaaataaaaaaacgatcTGCGAAAAATATCAATAACTGGAAAACAAGGCGTAATCTTACGTATTATTATTGTGAGACTTGTAAATGCTCCGTAACCAAATTTAGAAAAGATGTCCACTTAGAAGCACGGTGTAGTAAACTGACTAAAACGACTTGTAAACTCTGTGGTCTAATGTTCACCAAGCAGTCTATGATTACACATATGCGTCTACACCAGGAAAAAACAGACTTGTCATtgaaaaattttaaattttttaacctGTACAATGGCCATTCAATGGATACTCCTGTACTCGAAGTCGTAAAAACACCTATGAATAATGAAGCTGAAGTAGTAAATGTAAAGCAACCTAATGACGTTTTTGAAGCTAAAGATGAAAGTGTATTACGACCTATGAACGACAAAGATGAACTTGATAATATAAACAGGCCTGTGAACGTTGAAggtaaagatatattttttaaaccactTATAATTAATGAGGTTGAAgttgaaaatataaaacaactttCAAAAGATCAAGCTCAAAGTGGAAATGTAAAAccatgtataaatattatagctgATGTAGAGAATATAATATCGCATGTAAATAATGAAGCTAtggttttaaatacaaaatgccCCTCAAACATTCAAGCTGCAGTTGAAAATATTATAGGTCTTGTAAACAATAAAGCAGAAGTTAAAAGTGTAAAACAAACTATAAACATTGAAGCTGAGGTTTTAAATACTAAACTTCCCTTAAACGTTCAATCTgatattgaaaatataaaagaagTTGTGAATAATGATGCTGAATCTGAAAATTTAAAACCATCTATAAAAATTGGAACTGCAgttgaaaatttaataataccCATATACAATAATACCgaaattgaaaattttgaaaactcTATTATCAGTGAAGATACAAACATAAAACTTCCTTTAAACAGTAAAGAACCTATGAGTAATAAAGCTCAAGATGACAGTATAAATCGAGATAAAGACATTGAAGGTGAAAATATTGTACGAGCTGTGAACGTAGGATTAAAAGTTCCAGAAATAGAACGACCTTTAACATACGATGGCGATACCGATATGAGTGCAAAGTTTAATCAGAAATACTACTATTGTGAAACTTGCAAATGCTTTGTAACTCAATTTAGGAAAAATACCCACTTAAAGGCTCGTTGCAAGAATTTAGCGAAAATGGCTTGCAATCAATGTGGTCTAACTTTTACCAACGGTTCTATGGGGACACATAAACGTCTTCACGTGGAAAAGGAAGACTTAacattaaacaattttaaattctTCAACTTATATAATGGACAACCAATGAATCCCCCTATAAAAGAAGTTAACGAATTGAAACAATCTGAAGACCTCGAAATTGTGGATATATCACTATATTCACACAATGAAATTGAAGCTCTTCATGTAAAACTACCTGGAAACACTCAAGATTGGCGCACAAATCTTAATATGACATTATACTATTGTGAAACTTGTGAATGTTTCGTAACTAAATATAAAAGAGCTTTCCACTTACAGGCACGTTGCAAGAACTTCGCCAAAGTGACTTGTGAAAGTTGTGGTCTAACGATTACTAGAAATTCTATATTAACACATACACGCCAACATGAAGAAAGAAAAGATTTCAcactaaataattttaagctTTTTAACCTGCACAGTGGCCAACCCATGAATTCTTATACACTGAAAGTTCTTAACAAGAAACGAAATATAAATGTTAAAGCGGAAGTGGCAAGTATAAAACCTGCAAGTAGAGaagatgaaattataaatataaagcgATCTTTAAATGTTAAAGGCAAACATCCAAGGCGTAATCTGAACTATTACTTTTGTGAAACTTGTAAATGCTTTGTGACCAAGTTTACGAAAAATGCACATTTACAGGCCCGCTGCAAGAGTTTTTCCAAAACAACTTGCAAACTTTGTGGTCTAAGGTTCACTAAAGCATCTATGATGACACATAAACGTTTACATAAGGAAAACAAAGACTTATCGGTCaaaaattttcaattatttaatcTAACTAATGGTCAACCAATTAAGGCttctaaatttgaagtagtAAATAGAAATCGATTTGTAGACGAACGCAATTTGTCAAATTACTATTGTGCAACTTGTAAATGCTTCGAAACCCTAATTAAGAAAGAAGGTCACATACATGAAAGTTGCATAAACATGGCCAGATTGCCTTGCAAATACTGTGGCCTAATATTTAGTAACGCTTCTTTTGTAATACATAAAAGTCTACACGAAGAAAGAAGAAACTTGACATTGAAGAATTTTAAATTCTTTGACCTACAGAATAGCCAACCCATGAATCCACCTTTGCCTGAATATCCAAAATGTACCTCTTGTGCTGTGCATTTTCTAACTATTACAGCTAAGAATAGCCACATATGCAGCGACGTATCTTCTTTAACATGTCATATTTGCGAAATCAGATTTTCCGAAGCTGCTTTTAAATTGCATATGGCGTTTCATCAATATATAGCAGATAACACTCAAATAATAGAATCAAATAATGTGCAATCCGCTATGAGTGCtataaatatcaatttaaatcaaaatattgacaAACAcggaactgaaaaaaaaaaaaaaaacgaaactaaCACATCTAATCATGAAAACCACGAAACAGAATTACATAACCCCCTTGAAATCGCCGAAGCGCCATTAAGAAGTCCAGATAGTATAGAAAATATAGTTTATACTTGTCGAAATTGCTCTGTTTCTGTTGATACATATGATAAAGCAGTAGAGCATAGTCAAAGTCATTACGAGCCTGAGAAACATGAGACACATATAATAGTTTGTAATTTTTGTAACTTAAACATTGATGAAGCATGTTACATAGAACATCAAAATGCACATGAAAAAGGAAGCCAGTTCAAATTGTTACATTTTGACAGTTACTATTTGCCTGCAGATAATAACTTGTGgataaaacacatttttgaaacTTTTCCTGGTGAAAAAGTCATAGATATTTTGAGAAATTCTATCTACAGGTTCGAGTGTAGGATTAAGATGGATGTAATACAACAAGGAGATCCTAATTTAACTGTTTATAAATGTGATCAATGTGGTTGTTTCATCGAACCAAGTGCTTTGTTTAAGCATTCAGATAATGCTTGTTTTAAGCTGAGATATCATCCCTGTACTGTATGTGGTATACCTTTTAATTCGTCTGCATCTCGAATTGAACACGAAAAAATTCATAATCGTCCTGACGTTACAATGGAGTCGTACAAAATAGTTGTTTTCAATCGGGAACGGGACTTGCAGATAAATCGTTCTTTTTGTTTGcgtaaaaattacgttttatttaaATGCAGAAATTGTGATGTAATCATTGATAAACTCCGGGAAGACATTCATAAATGTGACTTCACTAATGTGAAGCAGTGCCCAGATTGCGCATTGCTGCTGAATATGAAAGACTATGATAGTCATATGAATACGCACAAAGAATTTATCAGTTTTAATTATAGCAACATGAAAGTCATTCTCCTCGGCGAGGCAAATTTATTGGAAATGAAGAGTGAAAATGTAGTCAACTCAAAATTAAAGTTCAAAGGCGCAATATATGATTATAAAATTTTTGTATGTAATAAATGTGAGATATGTATTAGGAATGAGGAGGTCATGCCTAAACACATTTGTCGTTTTGGAAAACAACGGTCAAAGTGTCTAAAATGTGGCTTGTATTTTTCTGTTGGAAGATTGAAGACGCATAAAAGGTGGCATGAAAAAGATCCTGATTTTCTTCGGCCAAATATGTACATAATCTCATTCGATCCGTGCACTGTCGATAAGAATAAAAATGACACTAAATTGTATAGCAAAGACAAAGATTCTGAATTCTCAGATAGCAATACCGATTCTGATTCGGAAATCTTGCGTGCTAATGATACAAGTACTCGTGATGATGCAAATGCAGTAGGATTGACGAGGGAACCTATCAAAGAAGAAACTGCAAAACTTTACAAGTGTACTTGCGAGttgcattttttaaatgaagGTAGTATATCTAGGCATTTTGGTGTGTGCAGATCAAATCCCAAAATGTCTAAAttaaaatgccaaaaatgtgacttACTATTTACTCCAAATGTCTTGTTTACTCATCTGTTAGCTCATCACAATAATAATGGACGCCGTTATAAGTATGATATAATTGAAATAGATTGCGACCAAGGGAATATGAGTCAGTAA